The Mesorhizobium loti genome includes a region encoding these proteins:
- a CDS encoding ABC transporter substrate-binding protein, with the protein MVGSVGEGKRISSPGRVAAVLLLALSVLVPSCGFTALAAETVVDALGRTVVPGSATRILTLGSDVTEIVHALGAGERIIAIDRGSKYPPDVTEKPNVGYRRQLSVEGVAGLRPDLILAAEDSGPPEAMEVLKSLAIPIVFIPQDNTPHGIERKITLIAASLGLEDKGRAVSTEVLAAFQAAADLAAKIPPARRKKVVFFHGLVKLSAAGAGTSADAIIRYAGGLNPMDVVQGYKAASEEKLIEMAPDVILMMSDGKGGPTSEQVFGNRALAATPAAANKALVVLDGAYMIGFGPRTADAIRDLAKALYPETERVD; encoded by the coding sequence ATGGTCGGCAGTGTGGGGGAGGGCAAGAGGATCAGCTCGCCGGGCAGAGTCGCGGCGGTGCTGCTTCTGGCGCTGTCGGTGCTGGTGCCTTCCTGCGGCTTCACGGCGCTGGCCGCCGAGACGGTTGTCGACGCGCTGGGACGAACCGTCGTGCCGGGATCGGCAACGAGGATACTGACGCTCGGCTCCGACGTCACCGAGATCGTCCATGCGCTCGGCGCCGGCGAGCGGATCATCGCCATCGATCGCGGCAGCAAGTATCCGCCTGATGTGACCGAAAAACCCAACGTCGGCTATCGCCGCCAGCTTTCGGTGGAGGGCGTCGCGGGCCTGCGCCCTGACCTGATCCTGGCGGCCGAAGACAGCGGACCGCCCGAGGCGATGGAGGTGCTGAAGTCGCTCGCAATCCCGATCGTCTTCATCCCGCAGGACAACACCCCGCACGGCATCGAGCGCAAGATCACGCTGATCGCCGCCAGCCTTGGGCTCGAGGACAAGGGCAGGGCGGTTTCCACCGAAGTGCTCGCTGCCTTCCAGGCCGCAGCCGATCTGGCTGCGAAAATCCCGCCGGCGCGGCGCAAGAAAGTGGTGTTCTTCCATGGCCTTGTGAAGCTGAGCGCGGCCGGCGCCGGCACCTCTGCCGACGCCATCATCCGCTATGCCGGCGGCCTCAATCCGATGGATGTCGTGCAGGGTTACAAGGCGGCGTCGGAGGAGAAGCTGATCGAGATGGCGCCGGATGTGATCCTGATGATGAGCGACGGCAAGGGCGGCCCGACATCAGAGCAGGTGTTCGGCAATCGCGCGCTGGCGGCAACGCCGGCGGCGGCCAACAAGGCGCTGGTCGTGCTCGACGGCGCCTACATGATTGGCTTCGGCCCGCGCACGGCTGATGCGATCCGCGACCTGGCGAAGGCGCTCTATCCGGAAACGGAGAGGGTTGACTAG
- a CDS encoding extracellular solute-binding protein, which produces MSDLIRISRRRLLASGGKAAVIMAAAGIAPQFIRPGRAFAADALAPGMIGGPTGFDGAERYQYGADTPEGRAIEAAKALKGAGKAPAKIVLGLSDGSIGQLTQPFPAGAPSIKDLWEKETGIPIEIVGLPNGQEFTKTMQDISTKGGAYDIYSTEWNRLGDLAETGGIAKLDDFVAQHKPEWDDPVSGYVNGAKGVSLLNKYRGSNYGVSLDGDFQTWVYRTDLFGDEAEKKAFKDKYGYDLAPPKTWKQHGDIAAFFQRPDKGLFGSTDLRNQGWGYTNWYQRYVSMASPNQFLFGDDGKPMINSEQGIAATNEYVASLAHHSPDAISWGWPEQYGNFAKGGAAMTCAFSNLPKFLDNAGNKDSAVTGKIGSMLPPGREIDGKLISRSVLWFSLTGMVSAQSKNQEVAYLLLQWLGSARIYAWMSANPGGYLDPFRLSDFSDPLVRQTYHAYHMDVVRETVARTVPTINYPGATAFHNALDENLMAALTKAKTSEQAMADTEAEWKKIARRTGEDKLLEAIKTNKEAWPTVLDPIV; this is translated from the coding sequence ATGTCTGACTTGATCCGCATCTCGCGGCGCCGCTTGCTGGCGTCCGGAGGAAAGGCGGCCGTGATCATGGCCGCCGCTGGTATCGCACCGCAATTCATTCGTCCCGGCCGCGCCTTTGCGGCCGACGCGCTGGCGCCAGGCATGATCGGCGGCCCGACGGGCTTCGATGGGGCCGAGCGCTACCAGTATGGCGCCGACACGCCGGAAGGCCGCGCCATCGAGGCAGCCAAGGCGCTGAAGGGCGCCGGCAAGGCGCCGGCCAAGATCGTGCTCGGCCTGTCCGACGGCTCGATCGGCCAGCTCACACAGCCGTTCCCGGCCGGTGCGCCGTCGATCAAGGATTTGTGGGAAAAGGAGACCGGCATTCCGATCGAAATCGTCGGCCTGCCGAACGGCCAGGAATTCACCAAGACGATGCAGGACATCTCCACCAAGGGTGGAGCCTACGACATCTACTCGACCGAATGGAACCGCCTCGGCGACCTCGCCGAAACCGGCGGCATCGCCAAGCTCGACGACTTTGTCGCGCAGCATAAGCCCGAGTGGGACGATCCCGTCAGCGGCTATGTCAACGGCGCCAAGGGCGTGTCGCTGCTCAACAAATATCGCGGCTCGAACTATGGCGTGTCGCTGGACGGCGACTTCCAGACCTGGGTCTACCGCACCGATCTGTTCGGCGACGAAGCCGAGAAGAAGGCCTTCAAGGACAAATACGGCTACGATCTGGCGCCGCCGAAGACCTGGAAGCAGCATGGCGACATCGCCGCCTTCTTCCAGCGCCCGGACAAGGGTCTGTTCGGCTCGACCGACCTGCGCAACCAGGGCTGGGGCTACACCAACTGGTATCAGCGCTATGTCTCGATGGCCTCGCCCAACCAGTTCCTGTTTGGTGATGACGGCAAGCCGATGATCAATTCCGAGCAAGGCATCGCGGCGACCAACGAATATGTCGCTTCGCTCGCGCATCATTCGCCGGATGCGATCTCCTGGGGCTGGCCTGAACAGTACGGCAATTTCGCCAAGGGGGGTGCTGCGATGACCTGCGCCTTCTCCAACCTGCCGAAATTCCTCGACAATGCCGGCAACAAGGACTCGGCCGTCACCGGCAAGATCGGCTCGATGCTGCCGCCCGGCCGCGAGATCGACGGCAAGCTGATCAGCCGTTCCGTGCTGTGGTTCTCGCTGACCGGCATGGTCTCGGCGCAGTCGAAAAACCAGGAGGTCGCCTATCTCCTGCTGCAATGGCTGGGCTCCGCCCGCATCTACGCCTGGATGAGCGCCAATCCCGGCGGCTATCTGGATCCGTTCCGGCTGTCGGATTTCTCCGATCCGCTGGTGCGCCAGACCTATCATGCCTACCACATGGACGTGGTGCGCGAGACGGTGGCGCGCACCGTGCCGACCATCAACTATCCCGGCGCGACAGCCTTCCACAATGCGCTCGACGAGAACCTGATGGCGGCGCTGACCAAGGCCAAGACGTCAGAGCAGGCGATGGCCGATACCGAGGCCGAGTGGAAGAAGATCGCCCGGCGCACCGGCGAGGACAAACTGCTCGAAGCCATCAAGACCAACAAGGAGGCCTGGCCGACAGTTCTCGATCCGATCGTCTGA
- a CDS encoding sugar phosphate isomerase/epimerase — translation MMQSGIFTGYFPYGLEETAKKIRGHGFNTVQLDLHFKDIDLSAGQITKDKAKEVRDTFRAHDLPICCISGYTNVIHPDLAHRKANVDRLKEIIRNARQLGSPYVISETGTYNTESEWMSDPKNKSEEGFEMCRKVISELAQEAYDHGSMFLLETYVNNVVGSVEETVRMFAQVDHPGLGLLMDPTNYFESHNIDQMDKVLNQVFDTLADKVKIAHAKDVARAGDDKSEKHADIGDDDALASHTFRGVGEMVLNAPGTGSLNYDLYLQRLSQKNPNIPVIIEHLSEDDVPRAKKFLDDKFRANGL, via the coding sequence ATGATGCAATCCGGGATCTTTACGGGGTATTTCCCCTACGGCCTCGAAGAGACTGCGAAGAAAATTCGCGGCCACGGTTTCAACACCGTGCAGCTCGACCTTCATTTTAAGGATATCGATCTGTCGGCCGGCCAGATCACCAAGGATAAGGCCAAGGAGGTTCGCGACACGTTCCGTGCCCACGACCTGCCGATCTGCTGCATCTCAGGCTACACCAATGTCATTCATCCCGACCTCGCGCACCGCAAGGCGAATGTCGATCGGCTGAAGGAAATCATCCGCAACGCCCGCCAGCTCGGCAGTCCTTACGTGATCTCGGAGACCGGTACCTACAACACCGAGAGCGAGTGGATGAGCGATCCCAAGAACAAGTCCGAAGAGGGTTTTGAGATGTGCCGCAAGGTGATCTCCGAACTGGCGCAGGAAGCCTATGACCACGGCTCAATGTTCCTGCTCGAAACCTACGTCAACAATGTCGTCGGCTCGGTCGAGGAAACGGTGAGGATGTTCGCGCAGGTCGACCATCCGGGCCTCGGCCTGCTGATGGATCCGACCAACTACTTCGAAAGCCACAACATCGACCAGATGGACAAGGTGCTGAACCAGGTGTTCGACACGCTGGCCGACAAGGTCAAAATCGCGCATGCCAAGGATGTCGCACGAGCCGGCGACGACAAGAGCGAGAAGCATGCCGACATCGGCGATGACGACGCGCTGGCCTCGCACACCTTCCGCGGCGTTGGCGAGATGGTGCTCAACGCGCCAGGCACCGGCTCGCTGAACTACGACCTCTATCTGCAGCGCCTGTCGCAGAAGAATCCGAACATCCCGGTGATCATCGAACACCTTTCGGAAGACGACGTGCCGAGGGCCAAGAAATTTCTCGACGACAAGTTCCGCGCCAACGGCCTCTGA
- a CDS encoding sugar ABC transporter permease, with product MSAVTAMVSEDEMKTAGARPVSRDEGARLGFRLTLPAQILVLFISAFPLLMQLYISVTDWSPLSGLGWWNAWSLWNNFANYTDLAADPRFWSALKRTAIVMIVCVPAEFLLGLALATLFADDFPGKRIFYSILLMPMMVVPAVAGYMFFMLFQSGGPVNDILSSLTGSPVTIAWLSDPTLALIAVMVADIWQWTPLMFLILLAGLVGVPEDQIKAATLLGANPWQRFVTIVLPKMKTIIIIALAIRVIENFKIFDTLYIMTGGGPGVATETISVYIYKLTTQDLIWGYVAAIALAILIVLSIVAVFAMKRMARAREVPA from the coding sequence ATGAGCGCGGTGACTGCCATGGTTTCAGAGGACGAGATGAAAACCGCTGGAGCAAGGCCGGTTTCGCGCGACGAGGGCGCAAGGCTGGGTTTCCGGCTGACGCTGCCGGCGCAGATACTGGTGCTGTTCATCTCGGCCTTCCCGCTGTTGATGCAGCTCTACATCAGCGTCACCGACTGGTCGCCGCTGTCGGGTCTTGGCTGGTGGAACGCCTGGTCGCTGTGGAACAATTTTGCCAACTACACCGACCTTGCCGCCGATCCGCGCTTCTGGAGCGCGCTGAAGCGCACGGCCATCGTCATGATTGTCTGCGTGCCGGCGGAGTTCCTGCTTGGCCTCGCGCTGGCGACGTTGTTTGCCGACGATTTTCCGGGCAAGCGGATCTTCTATTCGATCCTGCTGATGCCGATGATGGTGGTGCCGGCGGTGGCCGGCTACATGTTCTTCATGCTGTTCCAGTCGGGCGGCCCGGTGAACGACATCTTGTCGTCGCTCACCGGCTCTCCGGTCACCATCGCCTGGCTGTCGGATCCGACGCTGGCGCTGATCGCGGTGATGGTCGCCGACATCTGGCAGTGGACGCCGCTGATGTTCCTCATCCTGCTTGCCGGCTTGGTCGGCGTGCCGGAGGATCAGATCAAGGCGGCGACGCTGCTCGGCGCCAATCCGTGGCAGCGCTTCGTCACCATCGTGCTGCCGAAGATGAAGACGATCATCATCATCGCACTGGCGATCCGGGTGATCGAGAATTTCAAGATCTTCGATACGCTCTACATCATGACCGGCGGCGGTCCCGGCGTCGCCACCGAGACCATCTCCGTTTACATCTACAAGCTCACCACGCAGGATCTGATCTGGGGCTATGTCGCAGCGATCGCGCTGGCCATATTGATCGTGCTTTCGATCGTCGCGGTGTTCGCCATGAAGCGCATGGCGCGGGCGCGCGAGGTACCGGCATGA
- a CDS encoding ABC transporter ATP-binding protein, whose translation MADIVFRNVTKRYGNTLAVDDASFTVNDNEFFCFFGPPLSGKSTILRLVLGLETPDTGEILIGGRLVNTVSPAERNVAMVFQNLALFPHMSALDNVRFPLVERRVAEVEIKRRVADVAAKLHIGHILHKPPGQLSGGERQRVAIARALVRDPNAYLMDDPISALDARLREETRVELKRIQRELGKTLIYVTHDQEEAMSVADRIAILEDGRIRQIGAPAEIYDRPASTYVARLLGSPVMNILRSVRGEGGIEAAEGTIHIKDKTVPADAIEIGLRPEDIKVRPWADGGPGRPARVFEVEPLGGYTVVTLAAGQSRLKALLRGQPDIRPDAMVAISCEPARVHYFGQSGGALAR comes from the coding sequence ATGGCCGATATCGTCTTCCGCAATGTGACCAAGCGCTACGGCAACACACTTGCCGTCGACGACGCCTCGTTCACAGTCAACGACAACGAATTCTTCTGCTTCTTCGGGCCGCCGCTGTCGGGCAAGTCGACCATCCTGCGCCTGGTGCTCGGGCTGGAGACGCCTGATACCGGAGAGATCCTGATCGGCGGCAGGCTGGTCAACACCGTGTCGCCGGCCGAGCGCAACGTCGCCATGGTGTTCCAGAACCTGGCGCTGTTCCCGCATATGAGCGCGCTCGACAATGTCCGCTTCCCCCTGGTCGAACGCCGGGTCGCCGAGGTCGAGATCAAAAGGCGGGTCGCCGACGTCGCGGCGAAGCTGCATATCGGCCACATCCTGCACAAGCCGCCGGGACAGCTTTCCGGCGGCGAGCGGCAGCGTGTGGCGATTGCGCGTGCCCTGGTGCGCGATCCCAACGCCTATCTGATGGACGATCCGATCTCGGCGCTTGACGCCAGGCTGCGCGAAGAAACGCGCGTCGAGCTGAAGCGCATCCAGCGCGAACTCGGCAAGACGCTGATCTATGTCACGCATGACCAGGAAGAGGCGATGTCGGTCGCCGACCGTATCGCCATCCTGGAGGATGGCAGGATCAGGCAGATCGGCGCGCCGGCCGAAATCTATGACCGCCCGGCCAGCACCTATGTGGCGCGGCTGCTCGGCTCGCCTGTCATGAACATCCTGAGATCGGTGCGCGGCGAGGGCGGTATCGAGGCTGCCGAAGGCACGATCCATATCAAGGACAAGACGGTGCCGGCGGATGCCATCGAGATCGGGCTGAGGCCGGAAGATATCAAGGTCAGACCGTGGGCGGACGGTGGGCCAGGCCGCCCGGCGCGGGTGTTCGAGGTCGAACCGCTTGGCGGCTACACCGTGGTGACGCTCGCTGCCGGGCAGTCACGGCTGAAGGCATTGCTGCGCGGCCAGCCCGACATCCGGCCGGACGCCATGGTGGCGATATCCTGCGAGCCAGCTCGCGTGCATTATTTCGGACAGAGCGGGGGAGCGCTGGCACGATGA
- a CDS encoding ABC transporter ATP-binding protein → MSAIHLQNLVKKFGDFTALKTMDLAIADGEFMALLGPSGCGKSTTMNMIAGMEEPTGGKILFGERDMAGVPMGRRGVGFVFQNYAIFTHMTVRQNLSYGPRMRGAAKVEIDRRVGAIAEMLQLTPLLDRKADRLSVNILQRVAIGRSAIMEPAIFLLDEPLSNVDAAFRAVMRTELKQLQRQFRQTMVYVTHDQLEAMTMADRIAVMDHGVLQQVGTPLEVYNDPANVFVARFIGAPGMNLLKGRPAESDRGLVVDLGPVGITPPLPGELAAALRGARGEVLYGFRPEQATLVQNGQGLTMPVTFVERIGARTIVHLGHSENAVKAVFDNDVGLAIGDTAIVAPTASSVRIFDAATGLAMKAG, encoded by the coding sequence ATGAGCGCCATTCACCTGCAGAACCTGGTCAAGAAATTCGGCGACTTCACCGCGCTGAAGACCATGGACCTGGCAATTGCCGATGGCGAGTTCATGGCGCTGCTCGGGCCGTCGGGGTGCGGCAAGTCGACGACGATGAACATGATCGCCGGCATGGAGGAGCCGACCGGCGGCAAGATCCTGTTTGGCGAGCGCGACATGGCCGGCGTGCCGATGGGACGGCGCGGCGTCGGCTTCGTCTTCCAGAACTACGCTATCTTCACCCATATGACGGTGCGCCAGAACCTCTCCTATGGACCGAGGATGCGAGGCGCTGCGAAAGTCGAGATCGACCGCCGTGTCGGCGCCATCGCCGAAATGCTGCAGCTGACCCCGCTGCTCGACCGCAAGGCCGACCGGCTGTCGGTCAACATATTGCAGCGGGTGGCGATCGGCCGTTCGGCGATCATGGAGCCGGCGATCTTCCTGCTCGACGAGCCGCTGTCCAATGTCGACGCCGCTTTCCGGGCCGTCATGCGCACCGAACTGAAGCAGTTGCAGCGCCAGTTCCGCCAGACCATGGTCTATGTCACCCACGACCAGCTGGAGGCGATGACCATGGCCGACCGTATCGCGGTGATGGACCACGGCGTGTTGCAGCAGGTCGGCACGCCGCTCGAGGTCTACAACGATCCGGCCAATGTCTTCGTCGCACGCTTCATCGGCGCGCCAGGCATGAACCTGCTCAAGGGCAGGCCGGCGGAGAGCGACCGCGGGCTGGTCGTCGATCTCGGACCCGTGGGCATCACCCCGCCGCTGCCGGGTGAGCTCGCGGCGGCGCTGCGCGGCGCGCGCGGCGAGGTGCTTTACGGATTCCGGCCGGAACAGGCGACGCTGGTGCAGAATGGGCAGGGCCTCACCATGCCTGTCACCTTCGTCGAACGGATCGGTGCGCGCACCATCGTTCATCTCGGCCATAGCGAAAATGCGGTGAAGGCGGTGTTCGACAACGATGTCGGGCTGGCGATCGGCGACACCGCGATCGTTGCCCCCACCGCGTCGTCGGTGCGCATCTTCGACGCCGCTACCGGCCTTGCGATGAAGGCAGGTTGA
- a CDS encoding LacI family transcriptional regulator, with product MRSTLTDIAREAGVSAATVDRVLNNRPGVRARTREIVLEMAQRLGYIAESPNGAPPRPLPGDVIRLDFALPAGTNSFIKMLHRQIEAQAQSRPDLDVHIATIEGFNPDGLARLLQDLRGQTQGVGVIALDHPTVREAIRSLSANDIKVVTIASDILHVPRVAYIGIDNRAAGRLAGYLLNRFMGSGRPGKVALFAGSLSYRGHEEREMGFRHILTEESPNLQIVEMREMLDDREKAYSEASALLERHPDLAAIYNVGAGNTGIARALKERGRAQSMVFLGHEVTDGTKDLLLDGTLDAVIDQNPRVEAREALNTLTHAVRGLPYELHQPRLQVIFKENIPEI from the coding sequence GTGCGGTCCACCCTGACTGACATAGCCCGGGAAGCCGGTGTCTCGGCCGCCACGGTCGACCGAGTGCTCAACAACCGCCCCGGCGTGCGGGCGCGTACACGTGAAATCGTGCTCGAAATGGCGCAGCGACTTGGCTACATCGCCGAAAGCCCGAACGGAGCGCCGCCGCGGCCCTTGCCCGGCGACGTCATCCGGCTCGACTTCGCGCTGCCCGCCGGCACCAATTCCTTCATCAAGATGCTGCACCGCCAGATCGAGGCGCAGGCGCAATCACGGCCCGACCTCGATGTGCACATTGCCACCATCGAAGGCTTCAACCCGGACGGTCTCGCCCGGCTGCTGCAGGATTTGCGCGGACAGACGCAAGGCGTCGGCGTCATCGCGCTTGACCATCCGACGGTGCGCGAGGCGATCCGCTCGCTGTCGGCCAACGACATCAAGGTGGTGACCATCGCCTCCGACATCCTGCATGTGCCCAGGGTCGCCTATATCGGCATCGACAACCGCGCCGCCGGGCGGCTGGCCGGCTATCTGCTCAATCGCTTCATGGGATCGGGGCGTCCGGGCAAGGTGGCGCTGTTCGCCGGCTCGCTGTCCTATCGCGGCCACGAAGAACGCGAGATGGGCTTCCGCCATATCCTGACGGAGGAATCGCCCAATCTGCAGATCGTCGAGATGCGCGAAATGCTCGACGACCGCGAGAAGGCCTATTCGGAAGCGTCAGCCCTTCTGGAGCGGCATCCCGACCTTGCCGCGATCTACAATGTCGGCGCCGGCAACACCGGCATCGCCCGCGCGCTCAAGGAGCGCGGCCGCGCCCAGTCCATGGTTTTCCTTGGCCATGAGGTGACCGACGGCACCAAGGACCTTCTGCTCGACGGCACGCTCGACGCGGTCATCGACCAAAATCCGCGTGTCGAGGCCCGCGAAGCGCTCAACACTCTGACCCATGCGGTCAGGGGATTGCCCTATGAATTGCACCAGCCAAGACTGCAGGTGATCTTCAAGGAGAACATCCCGGAGATTTGA
- a CDS encoding Gfo/Idh/MocA family oxidoreductase — MAGNGFEPDVKVRTKEYRIGCVGAGMIMAECHLAAYKEAGFPVIAIASRTKASAEKVATRWAIPTVHDTPEKLIEDENVQIIDLAFPPDLQPALIRHALKQKHIKAILAQKPLALSVEEAVKLRDEAAKAGKILSVNQNMRYDQSMRVLKQIMDSGALGDIVFAQIDMHAIPHWQSFLEDYDRLTLANMSVHHLDVLRFLFGDPDEITTLTRKDPRTKFDHSDGITVSTLRFPSGVLAVSLEDVWSGPRQDGYKDDQHINWRVDGTKGVAKGTIGWPTGAASTLTYASTETTGGEWVSPSWDTMWFPHAFIGVMEQLQHAVKTGTPPALSVADNVKTMALVEAGYRSIDESRTVKLSEISTTSIN; from the coding sequence ATGGCAGGCAATGGCTTCGAGCCGGACGTGAAGGTCCGCACGAAGGAATACAGGATCGGCTGCGTCGGCGCCGGCATGATCATGGCCGAATGCCATCTCGCCGCCTACAAGGAAGCTGGCTTCCCGGTGATAGCGATCGCCTCGCGCACCAAGGCGAGTGCCGAGAAGGTGGCGACGCGTTGGGCCATCCCGACCGTCCACGACACGCCGGAAAAGCTGATCGAGGACGAAAATGTCCAGATCATCGACCTTGCCTTCCCGCCCGACCTGCAGCCGGCGCTGATCCGTCACGCGCTGAAGCAGAAGCACATCAAGGCGATCCTGGCGCAGAAGCCGCTGGCGCTGTCGGTCGAGGAAGCAGTCAAGCTGCGCGACGAGGCGGCCAAGGCCGGCAAGATCCTCTCGGTCAACCAGAACATGCGCTACGACCAGTCGATGCGCGTCTTGAAGCAGATCATGGACAGCGGCGCGCTGGGCGACATCGTCTTCGCGCAGATCGACATGCACGCCATCCCGCACTGGCAGAGCTTCCTCGAGGATTACGACCGGCTGACGCTGGCCAATATGAGCGTGCACCATCTCGACGTGCTGCGCTTCCTGTTCGGCGATCCGGACGAGATCACCACGCTGACCCGCAAGGATCCGCGCACGAAATTCGACCACTCGGACGGCATCACCGTGTCGACGCTGCGCTTCCCGTCCGGCGTGCTCGCCGTGTCGCTGGAGGATGTGTGGTCCGGTCCGCGCCAGGATGGCTACAAGGACGACCAGCACATCAATTGGCGTGTCGACGGCACCAAGGGCGTCGCCAAGGGCACGATCGGCTGGCCGACGGGTGCTGCCTCGACGCTGACCTACGCCTCGACCGAGACGACCGGCGGCGAGTGGGTCAGCCCAAGCTGGGACACGATGTGGTTCCCGCACGCCTTCATCGGGGTGATGGAGCAGCTCCAGCACGCGGTGAAGACCGGCACGCCGCCGGCGCTGTCGGTCGCCGACAACGTCAAGACCATGGCGCTGGTCGAGGCGGGCTACCGCTCGATCGACGAGAGCCGCACGGTCAAGCTTTCCGAAATCTCGACAACTTCAATCAACTGA
- a CDS encoding carbohydrate ABC transporter permease gives MKRSIPFEIFRYAAILAAMAVTLVPILWMVSMAFKPIAEWSATGADLTWWPKNPTLSNFRFVFGESTNNLIVALDRTALKPILSSLLSAVFGTVIAMSAGTAAAYGLSRFGSGQNLPLALIQLRLFPPMAVMIPVMIMWAFLNFTDSWWGLALIYGIVTLPFAFWLMKTFFDDMPREIEEAALVEGCSRLRVFTRITLPMMRAPLASAALFVFILNWSDYLIALLLTTREWVTIPVYMASLSSSMTGQLYGAKAALGLIAAVPPVIMGIAIQRHLVRGLTFGALKQ, from the coding sequence ATGAAGCGTTCCATTCCCTTCGAGATATTCCGCTACGCCGCGATCCTCGCGGCCATGGCGGTGACGCTTGTGCCGATCCTGTGGATGGTGTCGATGGCGTTCAAGCCGATCGCCGAATGGTCGGCGACCGGCGCCGACCTGACATGGTGGCCGAAGAACCCGACGCTCAGCAATTTCCGTTTCGTCTTCGGCGAGTCGACCAACAATCTGATCGTCGCGCTCGACCGCACGGCGCTGAAGCCGATCCTGTCGTCGCTGCTGTCGGCGGTGTTCGGCACGGTGATCGCCATGTCGGCGGGCACTGCCGCGGCTTACGGACTGTCGCGTTTCGGCTCCGGCCAGAACCTGCCGCTGGCGCTGATCCAGCTCAGGCTGTTTCCGCCGATGGCGGTGATGATCCCGGTGATGATCATGTGGGCCTTTCTCAATTTCACCGACAGCTGGTGGGGGCTGGCGCTGATCTACGGCATCGTCACCTTGCCGTTCGCCTTCTGGCTGATGAAGACCTTCTTCGACGACATGCCGCGCGAGATCGAGGAGGCAGCCCTTGTCGAGGGTTGTTCACGGCTGCGCGTCTTCACCCGCATCACCCTGCCGATGATGCGCGCGCCACTGGCAAGTGCTGCACTCTTCGTCTTCATCCTCAACTGGTCCGACTATCTGATCGCACTGCTTCTGACGACGCGCGAATGGGTGACCATCCCCGTCTACATGGCCTCGCTGTCCTCTTCGATGACCGGACAGCTCTATGGCGCCAAGGCGGCGCTTGGCCTGATCGCGGCCGTGCCGCCGGTGATCATGGGCATCGCCATCCAGCGCCATCTGGTGCGCGGGCTGACTTTCGGGGCGCTCAAGCAATGA